The following coding sequences lie in one bacterium genomic window:
- a CDS encoding methyltransferase domain-containing protein encodes MNDPIDGLVERYEAWFEEHPAAFRRELELLRRFWPDRGRRLELGSGTGRFGGALGVEVGLEPSAAMARAGRARVPLTVRGRGEELPFGDGVFDACLAVTVFCFVPDPVAVLAEIRRVLTGGGVLLAGIVDRASALGRLYLKRQGRDPFYSMAHILSAEELGEAVESAGFRVARFAQTLFGPPENPASVPGWEEGHGRGGFVVVKALA; translated from the coding sequence GTGAACGACCCCATCGACGGGCTGGTGGAACGCTACGAGGCGTGGTTCGAGGAGCATCCGGCGGCTTTCCGGCGGGAGCTGGAACTGCTGCGCCGATTCTGGCCCGACCGGGGCCGGCGGCTGGAGCTGGGCAGCGGTACCGGGCGCTTCGGCGGCGCGCTCGGGGTCGAGGTCGGCCTGGAGCCGTCGGCGGCGATGGCCCGGGCGGGAAGGGCGAGGGTGCCGTTGACGGTCCGGGGTCGCGGCGAGGAGTTGCCCTTCGGTGACGGGGTCTTCGACGCCTGTCTGGCGGTGACGGTGTTCTGTTTCGTGCCGGACCCGGTTGCGGTTCTAGCGGAGATACGGCGGGTCCTGACGGGCGGGGGGGTCCTCCTGGCAGGTATCGTGGACCGGGCGAGCGCGTTGGGGCGGCTCTACCTGAAAAGACAGGGCCGGGACCCCTTCTACTCGATGGCCCACATCCTGTCCGCCGAGGAGCTCGGTGAGGCGGTGGAGTCTGCCGGTTTCCGCGTGGCGCGGTTCGCTCAGACCCTCTTCGGCCCCCCCGAGAACCCGGCCTCGGTGCCGGGATGGGAGGAGGGTCACGGCCGGGGCGGCTTCGTCGTCGTCAAGGCCCTCGCCTGA
- a CDS encoding class I SAM-dependent methyltransferase, with amino-acid sequence MSERASEHDAWYEENAEEYARQLDLVRALLPLHTRGLEVGVGTARFAGPLGVRVGVDPSPDMCRRALERGVAAVRGVGERLPFRDGVFDSALLVNVLFLLGDRRPVLEELRRVLEPASALVVGETDAATRLGRFRREQYREELEVLGVSFLAAEELTELLRESGFLPVAVAQTLFGPPENPASVPGWEEGHGRGGFVVVKALA; translated from the coding sequence GTGAGCGAGCGCGCCTCCGAACACGACGCCTGGTACGAGGAGAACGCGGAGGAGTACGCCCGGCAGTTGGACCTGGTGCGGGCGCTCCTGCCCCTCCACACGCGGGGGCTGGAGGTCGGGGTGGGCACTGCGCGTTTCGCCGGGCCGCTGGGCGTCCGGGTGGGGGTGGACCCCTCGCCGGACATGTGCCGTCGGGCGCTGGAGCGCGGCGTGGCCGCCGTCCGGGGGGTGGGGGAGAGGCTGCCCTTCCGGGACGGCGTCTTCGATTCCGCCCTGCTGGTCAATGTTCTCTTCCTCCTGGGCGACCGGCGCCCAGTTCTGGAAGAGCTCCGGCGGGTGCTGGAGCCCGCGTCGGCCCTGGTGGTCGGGGAGACGGACGCCGCCACCCGCCTCGGGCGGTTCCGCCGGGAGCAGTACCGTGAGGAGCTGGAGGTGCTCGGCGTATCGTTCCTGGCGGCGGAAGAGCTCACCGAGCTCCTGCGGGAGAGCGGTTTCCTGCCGGTGGCCGTGGCCCAGACCCTCTTCGGCCCCCCCGAGAACCCGGCCTCGGTTCCGGGATGGGAGGAGGGTCACGGCCGGGGCGGCTTCGTCGTCGTCAAGGCCCTCGCCTGA
- the hpt gene encoding hypoxanthine phosphoribosyltransferase, with protein sequence MQVVFSERDIERRVGELAREINSDLGGGALLVLGVLKGSIIFLSDLVRRLEMPLRFELVAFSSYRDGDEPGELRFYGELPHARPGERILVVEDIVDTGRTLGELRRFLDAHYGRPVSVCVFVNKPGRRRRQVKVDYTGFTYAGDGFVVGYGLDYAERYRNLPFIAVLEPEDR encoded by the coding sequence ATGCAAGTCGTCTTCAGCGAGCGGGACATCGAGCGCCGGGTCGGGGAGCTGGCCCGGGAGATTAACAGCGACCTCGGCGGGGGGGCGCTCCTCGTCCTGGGCGTCCTCAAGGGCTCGATCATTTTCTTGTCGGACCTGGTCCGCCGCCTGGAAATGCCGCTGCGTTTCGAATTGGTGGCGTTCTCCAGCTACCGCGACGGCGACGAGCCGGGGGAGCTCCGCTTCTACGGTGAGCTGCCCCACGCCCGGCCCGGCGAGCGCATCCTCGTCGTCGAGGACATCGTGGACACGGGGCGGACGCTGGGGGAGCTGCGGCGCTTCCTGGACGCGCACTACGGCCGCCCGGTGTCGGTGTGCGTTTTTGTAAATAAGCCGGGACGCCGGCGCCGACAGGTTAAGGTGGACTACACCGGCTTCACCTACGCCGGGGACGGGTTCGTGGTGGGCTACGGGCTGGATTACGCCGAGCGTTACCGAAATCTCCCCTTCATCGCCGTGCTGGAGCCGGAGGACAGGTGA
- a CDS encoding biotin--[acetyl-CoA-carboxylase] ligase encodes MDMAVRWRIEHPGKIGSTSDTVRDRARAGEPGGLVVVAETQTAGRGRGDNVWVSPPGGLWFSLLLRPRLDAADADLLSRMVPVALHPVLDRYVPTKIKPPNDFFTRGLKYGGVLAETELRGGKVVYAVIGVGLDVNFERERLPEELARTATTILSETGRQHPLDTLLGELLTSLAEAYETLKHNPNEIADRYLALLAMYGTGV; translated from the coding sequence ATGGATATGGCCGTCCGCTGGCGGATCGAGCATCCGGGTAAAATCGGCTCGACCTCGGATACGGTCCGGGATCGGGCCCGCGCCGGAGAGCCCGGAGGGCTCGTGGTCGTCGCGGAGACCCAGACCGCCGGCCGGGGGCGGGGGGACAACGTGTGGGTCAGCCCGCCGGGCGGACTCTGGTTCAGTCTCCTCCTGAGGCCCCGCCTCGACGCCGCCGACGCCGACCTCCTCTCCCGGATGGTCCCCGTGGCCCTTCACCCGGTCCTGGACCGCTACGTCCCGACGAAAATCAAGCCGCCCAACGACTTTTTCACCCGGGGGCTCAAGTACGGCGGCGTGCTGGCTGAGACGGAGCTCCGGGGCGGGAAGGTCGTCTACGCCGTCATCGGTGTGGGCCTCGACGTTAACTTCGAGCGGGAGCGCCTCCCGGAGGAGCTCGCCCGGACGGCTACCACCATCCTCTCCGAGACCGGCCGCCAACACCCCCTCGACACCCTCCTGGGCGAGCTTCTCACCTCCCTGGCCGAGGCCTACGAGACCCTCAAGCACAACCCGAACGAAATCGCCGACCGTTACCTGGCCCTGTTGGCGATGTACGGGACGGGCGTCTGA
- a CDS encoding AAA family ATPase, which translates to MAEFLPQLSIVWRPVEFESVGGMDTLHAEYLRVISEGGHAWWTQRLSLSYVRLLDRVLTAGRPVNLYPLDDPRVVGPRIFRLRARVDAVLFNPDGSFRRQPDDNIPFRRIQADAIYSACWIRLTSMDEIPAAEMPDPNGFVVLPYGDNLLEAVRGRFSKGFIVPTGEYETFRRTTLASSLDVIDELGRGKPEGVVEGAAKKAAPLAESVFDQSDEELTFRLSADRVPRMAGAGDGGTVDLRLDTGDHSLVIDAPGLRLGEGAAAESEGEMSLQLGDRGKRVVRHEARETFHMDHPVVRKKDTVTEEKQLIDLGIDWEMLSRMRSRMEEIESVAGPPLVTEEEAPPEPEPVFVPPGEPPVPEPEEAFAVEPVVVEPEPVAAEPVRAQIPPVDAVRSLDEVMAEMVWETPAPDSVAPPVSRKDQPAPALTSEELSGLEVEPTPFPDLPPLAPPIQRWTVPEESLVGLNLLAGEPEAAEPAPADAKKLLIPTVDALLKSVEARDARSTRPRDGEDRPLALPRDVAASIRRIRDQLVLDNEQIAHVVTNLLLGKHVIISGPTGCGKTTLARMLPALVWNVYPELVQSLSSWGPEDLLGQVYPLPDGGVAVSGILTRTVLKNYAAADDSYARTTYRAPNGAQYSGVWLVLDELDNCDWPSLLSDFLASSDASALKIPVSGSPGEYLDIPLPLDFRLIATFNSQDGLSGVEQLSQSTRRRLAFVELHSPSDEETEREVVRRKVQNLVYEQLGLAVKETELSGQIENSLFRLVRLVRTFHDIGTAPLVTILADIQVEAQMGLDAWKTLDEAVATNLVPLFSQIHPAHLRIIGNLAANAPERILAYFSLNLPKRYTDENFCEQLYDFCVFLYRTARYRSDPNAEEFKEIVDLVGSGIPRGKVGYLVSSLEPRPDNLASSQLPAIKLGTTLFETIRSLTRLVNRGE; encoded by the coding sequence ATGGCCGAATTTCTGCCGCAACTGTCCATCGTCTGGCGACCCGTGGAGTTCGAGAGCGTGGGCGGGATGGACACCCTCCACGCCGAGTACCTGCGGGTCATCTCCGAGGGCGGGCACGCCTGGTGGACCCAGCGCCTGAGCCTGAGCTACGTGAGGCTTTTGGACCGGGTGCTCACCGCCGGGAGACCGGTGAACCTCTATCCCCTGGACGACCCGCGGGTCGTCGGCCCGCGCATCTTCCGGCTCCGAGCCAGGGTGGACGCCGTTTTATTCAACCCGGACGGCTCCTTCCGCCGCCAGCCCGACGACAACATCCCCTTCCGCCGCATCCAGGCCGACGCCATCTACTCCGCGTGCTGGATCCGCCTCACCTCGATGGACGAGATACCCGCCGCCGAGATGCCCGACCCAAACGGCTTCGTCGTCCTCCCCTACGGGGACAACCTCCTCGAAGCGGTGCGGGGGCGGTTCTCCAAGGGGTTCATCGTCCCTACGGGGGAGTACGAGACCTTCCGCCGCACCACCCTGGCCTCGAGCCTGGACGTCATTGACGAGCTGGGCCGGGGGAAGCCCGAGGGGGTCGTGGAGGGTGCCGCGAAAAAGGCCGCCCCTCTCGCCGAATCGGTGTTCGATCAGAGCGACGAGGAGCTGACCTTCCGGCTCTCCGCCGACCGCGTGCCCCGGATGGCCGGCGCGGGAGACGGGGGGACCGTGGACCTCCGGCTCGACACGGGCGACCACTCCCTGGTGATTGACGCGCCCGGGCTCAGGCTGGGGGAGGGCGCCGCCGCGGAGTCCGAGGGGGAGATGAGCCTCCAACTGGGCGACCGGGGCAAAAGGGTGGTCCGCCACGAGGCGAGGGAGACCTTCCACATGGACCACCCCGTCGTCCGCAAGAAGGACACCGTCACCGAGGAGAAGCAGCTAATAGACCTGGGCATTGACTGGGAGATGCTCTCCCGGATGCGGTCGCGCATGGAGGAGATAGAGTCGGTCGCCGGCCCGCCCCTGGTGACGGAGGAGGAGGCCCCGCCGGAGCCCGAGCCGGTGTTCGTCCCCCCGGGAGAGCCGCCGGTTCCGGAACCGGAGGAAGCCTTCGCCGTTGAGCCCGTCGTCGTGGAACCGGAGCCCGTCGCGGCGGAACCGGTACGGGCGCAGATACCGCCCGTGGACGCCGTGCGCTCCCTGGACGAGGTGATGGCGGAGATGGTCTGGGAGACGCCCGCTCCCGACTCGGTGGCGCCGCCGGTCTCCAGGAAGGACCAGCCCGCCCCGGCTCTAACCTCGGAGGAACTCTCCGGCCTGGAGGTCGAGCCGACCCCGTTCCCCGACCTGCCGCCCCTGGCGCCCCCGATCCAGCGCTGGACGGTGCCCGAGGAATCCCTCGTCGGCCTGAACCTCCTCGCCGGGGAGCCGGAGGCCGCCGAGCCGGCCCCCGCCGACGCCAAGAAGCTCCTGATCCCCACCGTGGACGCCCTGTTGAAGAGCGTGGAGGCGAGGGACGCCCGGAGCACACGGCCCCGGGACGGCGAGGACCGCCCGCTGGCCCTGCCCCGGGACGTCGCCGCCTCCATCCGCCGCATCCGCGATCAGCTCGTCTTAGACAACGAGCAGATAGCCCACGTCGTCACCAACCTGCTCCTGGGCAAGCACGTGATAATCAGCGGACCCACCGGCTGCGGCAAGACGACCCTGGCCCGGATGCTGCCCGCCCTCGTCTGGAACGTCTACCCCGAGCTCGTGCAGTCCCTGTCGAGCTGGGGCCCCGAGGACCTCCTCGGCCAGGTGTACCCCCTGCCCGACGGGGGTGTCGCGGTTTCCGGCATCCTGACCCGCACCGTCCTGAAAAACTACGCCGCCGCGGACGACAGCTACGCCCGCACGACCTACCGGGCGCCGAACGGGGCACAGTACTCCGGCGTGTGGCTGGTCCTGGACGAGCTGGACAACTGCGACTGGCCGTCGCTCCTTTCCGACTTCCTCGCCTCGAGCGACGCCTCGGCGCTGAAAATCCCGGTCTCCGGTTCGCCGGGGGAGTACCTGGACATCCCGCTGCCCCTGGACTTCCGCCTCATCGCCACCTTCAACTCCCAGGACGGGCTCAGCGGGGTCGAGCAGCTCTCCCAGAGCACCCGGCGCCGGCTGGCCTTCGTCGAGCTACACTCGCCCTCGGATGAGGAGACGGAACGGGAGGTCGTGCGCCGGAAGGTCCAGAACCTGGTCTACGAGCAGCTCGGCCTGGCGGTGAAGGAGACCGAGCTCTCGGGCCAGATAGAGAACTCCCTGTTCCGTCTGGTGCGGTTGGTGCGCACGTTCCACGACATCGGCACCGCGCCCCTGGTGACCATCCTGGCCGACATCCAGGTCGAGGCGCAGATGGGGCTCGACGCGTGGAAGACGCTGGACGAGGCGGTGGCCACCAACCTCGTGCCGCTCTTCTCGCAGATACACCCGGCCCACCTGCGCATCATCGGCAACCTGGCGGCCAACGCCCCCGAGCGAATCCTGGCCTACTTCTCCCTCAACCTGCCCAAGCGCTACACCGACGAGAACTTCTGCGAGCAGCTCTACGACTTCTGCGTCTTCCTCTACCGCACGGCGCGGTACCGCTCCGACCCGAACGCCGAGGAGTTCAAGGAGATAGTGGACCTGGTCGGCTCGGGCATCCCCCGGGGCAAGGTGGGCTACCTGGTCTCCAGCCTGGAGCCGCGGCCGGACAACCTGGCCTCGAGCCAGCTCCCGGCGATAAAGCTGGGCACGACGCTCTTCGAAACCATCCGCTCCCTGACGCGCCTGGTGAACCGGGGCGAGTGA
- the nadC gene encoding carboxylating nicotinate-nucleotide diphosphorylase yields the protein MYQPISPATRRLIESALDEDRIASDYTTLATVPADARAAGELVAREPLVLCGLEVARAVFAAVGPELRFETAYTDGERLEGGTVFATVSGCLRSILAAERAALNFLGRMCGVATVSRAWSGELRRAWEKLPEGSRSLSPPRLVDTRKTLPGWRELDKYAVRVGGACNHRHDLASGILIKDNHLAAAGGVAQAVHAARARCPHGLAVEVEVTDLAQLDEALDAGARIVLLDNMDDTTLATAVLRCRRAGALCEVSGGVSFESLPRLAAIGPDLVSAGALTHSAKTSDLALDVRPGGTPDS from the coding sequence TTGTACCAACCGATCTCACCGGCCACCCGGCGTCTGATCGAGTCGGCCCTCGACGAGGACCGGATCGCCAGCGACTACACGACCCTGGCAACCGTGCCCGCGGACGCCCGGGCAGCGGGCGAGCTGGTCGCCCGGGAGCCGCTCGTCCTCTGCGGGCTCGAGGTGGCCCGGGCGGTTTTCGCCGCCGTGGGCCCCGAACTCCGCTTCGAGACCGCCTACACGGACGGGGAGCGGCTCGAGGGCGGGACGGTCTTCGCCACCGTGAGCGGTTGCCTGCGCTCGATTCTGGCCGCCGAGCGCGCGGCGTTGAATTTTCTCGGCCGGATGTGCGGCGTGGCGACGGTCTCCCGCGCCTGGTCGGGGGAGCTGCGCCGTGCCTGGGAGAAACTGCCCGAGGGCTCGCGCTCGCTTTCGCCGCCCCGGCTGGTGGACACCCGCAAGACCCTGCCGGGCTGGCGGGAGCTGGACAAATACGCGGTACGCGTAGGCGGGGCCTGCAACCACCGTCACGACCTGGCCTCGGGAATTTTGATCAAGGACAACCACCTGGCGGCGGCCGGCGGGGTGGCCCAGGCGGTGCACGCGGCCCGGGCCCGCTGCCCCCACGGGCTCGCCGTGGAGGTGGAGGTCACCGACCTGGCGCAGCTCGACGAGGCGCTGGACGCCGGGGCACGCATCGTCCTTCTCGACAACATGGACGATACGACCCTGGCGACGGCCGTCCTGCGCTGCCGCCGGGCGGGCGCGCTCTGTGAGGTCTCGGGCGGGGTGAGCTTCGAGAGCCTGCCCCGTCTGGCCGCGATCGGCCCCGACCTCGTCTCGGCGGGGGCGCTGACCCACTCCGCCAAAACCTCCGACCTGGCCCTCGACGTGCGCCCCGGGGGGACGCCCGATTCCTGA
- a CDS encoding ImmA/IrrE family metallo-endopeptidase, which produces MSRVAVTEEVLRWALNRSEKSEDGLQKKIPKIHQWLTGESQPTLRQLETFAKATYTPLGFLFLEKPPQDRLPIPHFRTLGDEGLQRPSPNLLETIQIMQRRQSWMREFLIEQGQEGLPYVKSVRLEEHPRSTAKQIKKTLGLDEEWAARQPTWTEALSILRENLENAGILVVVNGVVGNNTHRKLDPNEFRGFVLVDEYAPLVFVNGADYKAAQMFTLAHEIAHVFLGSSAAFDLREMQPAEDPMEQRCNRVAAEFLVPENEIRKVWDSVKSDTEPFQTLARRFKVSVLVVARRALDLHLIDKEAFLQFYKVYTKRQKSVPQPEGGDFYANQNLRIGRRFASTVIRATKEGKLLYSEAYQLTGLYGNTFESYTSHIEMSGR; this is translated from the coding sequence ATGAGTAGGGTGGCCGTCACAGAAGAGGTATTACGCTGGGCCTTGAATCGCTCCGAAAAGTCGGAGGATGGTCTACAGAAAAAGATACCTAAAATTCATCAGTGGTTAACCGGTGAGAGTCAACCTACACTACGGCAATTGGAGACATTTGCAAAAGCAACTTACACACCTTTAGGCTTCCTTTTCCTCGAAAAGCCTCCACAAGACCGCTTGCCCATTCCTCACTTCAGAACACTTGGTGATGAGGGTCTGCAAAGACCTAGCCCAAATCTTCTTGAAACAATTCAAATAATGCAGCGGCGACAGTCCTGGATGCGTGAATTCCTGATAGAACAAGGTCAGGAAGGCCTTCCATACGTAAAATCCGTCCGACTTGAAGAACATCCTAGATCCACTGCAAAACAGATTAAAAAAACACTAGGCTTAGATGAAGAATGGGCTGCACGACAGCCCACATGGACGGAGGCGCTTAGTATTCTGCGAGAAAACCTGGAAAATGCGGGGATTCTGGTTGTCGTCAATGGAGTCGTGGGAAATAATACCCATCGTAAGCTGGACCCTAACGAATTTCGAGGTTTCGTTCTGGTGGATGAGTACGCCCCACTCGTGTTCGTTAATGGTGCAGATTACAAGGCCGCGCAGATGTTCACACTAGCCCACGAAATAGCACACGTGTTTTTGGGAAGTAGTGCTGCGTTCGATTTACGTGAAATGCAGCCAGCAGAAGACCCGATGGAACAACGGTGCAACCGGGTAGCTGCAGAATTTCTAGTTCCTGAAAACGAGATACGTAAAGTATGGGATTCCGTAAAAAGTGATACAGAGCCGTTCCAAACACTAGCCAGGCGATTTAAGGTCAGCGTCCTCGTTGTGGCACGTAGGGCGTTGGACCTTCACCTGATAGATAAAGAGGCGTTTTTACAGTTTTATAAAGTTTATACAAAGCGCCAAAAGTCTGTACCTCAACCAGAAGGTGGTGATTTCTATGCTAATCAAAATTTGCGAATCGGACGGCGTTTTGCGTCTACCGTTATTCGAGCAACCAAAGAAGGTAAACTACTTTACTCCGAAGCCTACCAGTTAACCGGATTGTACGGGAATACATTCGAGAGCTACACATCCCATATAGAAATGTCAGGCCGATAG
- a CDS encoding DUF4411 family protein, which translates to MGEPVFLLDANVFIEAARRYYAFDLVPRFWDSLVEYASLGRIRSIDRVKHELERGKDELASWVEGYFQDAFASTDEDEVVQIYKKIIKWVNSESQFTEEAKATFAGGADGWLVAYAKVKGCIVVTQEISEPFSKRKVKIPDVCIKGGLSFLDTFEMLRTLGIRLG; encoded by the coding sequence ATGGGGGAACCTGTTTTTTTACTTGATGCGAATGTGTTTATCGAGGCAGCACGTCGTTACTACGCCTTCGATTTGGTCCCACGATTCTGGGATAGTTTGGTCGAGTACGCATCACTTGGTCGTATTCGAAGTATAGATCGTGTCAAGCATGAATTAGAACGAGGTAAAGATGAGCTAGCATCATGGGTAGAAGGGTATTTCCAAGATGCATTCGCGTCTACGGATGAAGATGAGGTAGTGCAAATTTACAAGAAAATTATAAAGTGGGTAAATAGTGAGAGCCAGTTTACAGAAGAAGCAAAAGCGACTTTTGCCGGTGGTGCAGACGGTTGGTTAGTTGCATACGCCAAGGTAAAAGGCTGTATTGTAGTTACCCAAGAAATCTCTGAACCGTTCTCTAAAAGAAAGGTTAAAATACCCGATGTTTGTATTAAGGGTGGTTTATCCTTCTTAGACACATTCGAAATGCTGCGAACACTTGGGATAAGACTTGGATAA
- a CDS encoding FecR domain-containing protein: protein MYRRFRLIPWLTLTAFWVFILAPPAFAEESLGRVVDLVGKVTVTRGWSTTDLAKGDLVYSGDVVEASRNSSAELVLGSGHHVKVKAGTKLRVSPLGSSYEVQTFYGSVLAAVVSSQEDARGFRVSTPTASGAVRGTLFTAEVAEDGATTFRVLFGEVTASDAAETAEVVLGPQTKTTVAAEGTPTAGVPLTSSEIAELEAWAGELLSLGGVSAAESALETLTAGVGEGGAGGAATFPWVLVGAVGAVAATAAIVYLTAEPQESGEGSTIDIDVNW, encoded by the coding sequence ATGTACCGACGCTTTAGGCTGATTCCCTGGCTGACCCTGACGGCCTTTTGGGTCTTCATCCTGGCTCCGCCGGCCTTCGCCGAGGAGTCCCTCGGCCGCGTGGTGGACCTGGTGGGGAAGGTGACCGTGACCCGCGGCTGGTCCACCACCGATCTCGCCAAGGGCGACCTGGTGTACTCGGGCGACGTGGTGGAGGCCTCGCGCAACTCCTCGGCGGAGCTGGTCCTCGGGAGCGGCCACCACGTGAAGGTCAAGGCGGGCACGAAGCTGCGCGTCTCGCCCCTGGGATCGAGCTACGAGGTGCAGACCTTCTACGGCTCGGTGCTGGCCGCCGTGGTGAGCTCCCAGGAGGACGCCCGCGGGTTCCGCGTCTCCACCCCCACCGCCTCGGGCGCCGTGCGCGGGACCCTTTTCACCGCCGAGGTGGCCGAGGACGGGGCGACGACCTTCCGCGTGCTCTTCGGCGAGGTCACCGCCTCGGACGCCGCGGAGACCGCCGAGGTCGTGCTCGGCCCGCAGACGAAGACCACGGTCGCCGCCGAGGGGACGCCGACCGCCGGGGTTCCGCTCACCTCCTCCGAAATCGCCGAGCTGGAGGCCTGGGCGGGCGAGCTACTCTCCCTGGGCGGGGTGAGCGCCGCCGAATCGGCCCTGGAAACCCTCACTGCGGGCGTGGGTGAGGGCGGAGCCGGTGGCGCCGCCACCTTCCCCTGGGTCCTGGTCGGCGCCGTGGGCGCGGTGGCCGCCACCGCGGCCATCGTCTACCTGACCGCCGAGCCCCAGGAGTCGGGCGAGGGGTCCACGATTGACATAGACGTAAACTGGTAA
- a CDS encoding tyrosine-type recombinase/integrase: MPEEGDGRELIERFLAHLAGERGYSPATVAAYRSDLGSIEKRTGPLDGLTSAALVGYLLVEKEAGRAASTIRRRLAALRSFANFAAAEGLFDRPLGDLTLPRHAEPLPKPLRPEEIEALLAAAARRLERAEDKADSVYKRLSPTQRALRDLALLELLYASGLRVSEALSVEWTQLDLRAGYVRITGKGGLQRVVPVGETALRALTRYRDALGQPKRADPVFCSRPGSALKRNRVNRLLAGLAAEAGLDIASGPHRLRHSFATHLLAGGASVRLVKELLGHSRLTETQRYTRVEVSRLERAHRESHPRSRRKG, encoded by the coding sequence GTGCCGGAGGAGGGCGACGGACGGGAGCTGATCGAGCGCTTCCTGGCCCACCTCGCCGGAGAGAGGGGCTACTCGCCGGCCACCGTGGCGGCGTACCGCTCCGATCTGGGCTCCATCGAAAAGCGGACCGGGCCGCTGGACGGCCTGACTTCGGCCGCGCTGGTCGGGTACCTGCTCGTGGAGAAGGAGGCGGGCCGGGCTGCGTCCACCATCCGCCGCCGCCTGGCCGCTTTGCGGTCCTTTGCCAATTTCGCCGCCGCCGAGGGGCTTTTCGACCGGCCCCTGGGGGACCTCACCCTGCCCCGTCACGCCGAGCCGCTGCCCAAGCCGCTCCGGCCTGAGGAAATCGAGGCGCTGCTCGCGGCCGCCGCGCGCCGCCTGGAACGGGCGGAGGACAAGGCGGATTCCGTATACAAGCGGTTATCGCCGACGCAACGCGCGCTCCGGGACCTGGCGCTCCTGGAGCTCCTCTACGCCTCCGGGCTGCGCGTCTCCGAGGCGCTCTCCGTCGAATGGACGCAGCTCGACCTGCGGGCCGGCTACGTCCGAATTACCGGCAAGGGCGGGCTGCAGAGAGTCGTGCCGGTGGGCGAAACCGCCCTCCGGGCGCTCACGCGGTACCGCGACGCGCTGGGGCAGCCGAAGAGGGCGGACCCGGTCTTCTGCTCACGGCCCGGCTCGGCCCTGAAGCGGAACCGTGTCAATCGGCTGCTGGCCGGGCTGGCCGCCGAGGCCGGGCTGGACATCGCATCGGGGCCCCACCGGCTCCGTCACAGCTTCGCCACACATCTTTTAGCCGGCGGGGCGAGCGTGCGGCTGGTCAAGGAGCTCCTGGGCCACAGCCGTTTGACAGAGACCCAGCGCTACACCAGGGTGGAGGTGAGCCGCCTGGAGCGGGCGCACCGGGAGTCGCACCCGCGCTCTCGCCGGAAGGGATAG